One segment of Thermosulfurimonas sp. F29 DNA contains the following:
- a CDS encoding NADH-quinone oxidoreductase subunit N, whose product MPFSLVNLKAVSPEIFLIVVASFMVLFDRAVRAKAFFFWLALVGTVLAWWLCRESLGGAFASSYVADHYGFFLKTVFLLSLFLSILISPVYAEREGFHFGEYYGLLYFAVCGMMFMASGTDLLVIYLGLELMSLSIYVLVAMGFRDPRSLEGALKYFLLGSLASAFLVMGLALIYGLSGSLNLFEIQKALSGISSRTALLSGILFFLIALGFKVAMVPFHMWAPDAYEGAPTPITAFMSVAAKAAGFAAFGRIFLLAFAPAHELWVKFLVPFAVLTMFVGAMLAVVQTNIKRMLAYSSVAHAGYILLGLVAGTREGLSAVLLYLFIYAFMNIGAFGMVTLLQREAGIGENIFDYQGLAKLSPLPAFFMLLFMFSLAGIPPTAGFIGKFYVFRAAVHAGYPVLAVLAVLASTIAAYPYLRIVMLMYMKEPAGEIRTASSPYLWAALGLSALGVLLIGIYPGSLIHTVFSSAF is encoded by the coding sequence ATGCCGTTTTCGCTGGTTAATCTCAAGGCTGTATCGCCCGAGATATTTCTCATCGTGGTGGCTTCGTTTATGGTTCTTTTCGATCGGGCGGTTCGGGCCAAGGCCTTTTTCTTCTGGCTGGCCCTGGTGGGGACGGTGCTGGCCTGGTGGCTGTGCCGGGAGAGCCTCGGAGGGGCCTTTGCCTCCAGTTATGTGGCCGACCACTACGGGTTCTTCCTGAAGACCGTATTTCTCCTGAGTCTTTTCCTTTCTATTCTGATTTCTCCGGTTTACGCGGAAAGAGAAGGGTTTCATTTCGGGGAATATTACGGGCTCCTTTACTTTGCGGTGTGCGGAATGATGTTCATGGCCTCGGGAACGGATCTTCTGGTCATTTATCTGGGACTCGAGCTGATGAGTCTTTCCATCTATGTGCTGGTGGCCATGGGATTTCGTGATCCCCGGAGTCTGGAGGGGGCGCTCAAGTATTTCCTTCTGGGGTCGCTAGCCTCGGCCTTTCTGGTTATGGGGTTGGCCCTTATTTACGGTCTTTCCGGAAGTCTCAATCTTTTTGAAATTCAAAAAGCTCTATCCGGGATATCTTCCCGTACGGCGCTCCTTTCCGGCATTCTCTTTTTCCTGATCGCTCTCGGTTTCAAGGTGGCCATGGTGCCCTTTCACATGTGGGCTCCCGATGCCTACGAGGGGGCTCCCACGCCTATCACGGCCTTCATGTCCGTGGCGGCCAAGGCGGCCGGTTTTGCGGCCTTTGGAAGGATCTTCCTTCTCGCCTTTGCTCCCGCGCACGAGCTCTGGGTGAAGTTCCTCGTGCCTTTTGCGGTGCTCACGATGTTCGTGGGTGCGATGCTCGCGGTGGTTCAAACCAATATCAAACGCATGCTCGCTTACTCCTCCGTGGCCCACGCGGGTTACATTCTTCTGGGGCTGGTGGCCGGCACCCGTGAGGGGCTTTCCGCGGTCCTTCTTTACCTGTTTATCTACGCCTTTATGAACATCGGGGCCTTCGGTATGGTGACCCTGCTTCAGCGGGAGGCGGGGATAGGGGAGAACATTTTCGATTATCAGGGTCTGGCCAAGCTGTCCCCGCTTCCGGCCTTTTTCATGTTGCTTTTCATGTTTTCTCTGGCCGGAATTCCGCCCACCGCCGGATTTATCGGAAAATTTTATGTGTTCCGGGCGGCGGTGCACGCCGGATATCCGGTGCTGGCGGTGCTGGCGGTGCTGGCGAGCACCATAGCCGCCTATCCCTATCTTAGGATCGTCATGCTCATGTACATGAAGGAACCGGCGGGGGAGATTCGCACTGCTTCCTCACCCTATCTCTGGGCGGCTCTGGGGCTTTCCGCCCTGGGGGTGCTTCTTATCGGAATCTATCCGGGCTCCCTTATCCATACGGTATTTTCCAGCGCCTTCTGA
- a CDS encoding NADH-quinone oxidoreductase subunit M encodes MDLKMAEFPLLSLIIWLPVAGAALLFVVPRRAEGLIKALALVVALADFAVSLPLWFSFDRGFSGFQFVEKHPWIKALGVQYFLGVDGISLLFILLSALITILCILISWESITEKVKEFYIALLLTSAAMIGVFCALDLFLFYIFWEAMLIPMYLIIGIWGGPRRLYATIKFFLYTLVGSVLMLIGIIVIYFKAGTFEIPSLMRMGLPYGLQILLFLAFMAAFAVKVPMWPVHTWLPDAHTEAPTAGSVILAGILIKMGAYGFLRFSLSFFPKATLALAVPMLVLSIVAIIYGALACLAQSDLKRLIAYSSVSHMGFVTLGIFSLTANGMEGAILQMVNHGVVTGALFMCVGIVYDRTHSREISHYGGLATVMPVYAAFFLVFTMASIGLPGTNGFIGEFLILLGTFQAKKWAAAFAATGVILGACYMLWLYQRVFCQKINPTIAGLPDMKLRETVALLPMLILVLWIGIYPKPFLSFMHVSVNGLLTHVHSAGPVLSLSQLIKEGLHAVFAG; translated from the coding sequence ATGGATCTTAAGATGGCGGAATTTCCCTTGCTTTCACTGATCATCTGGCTTCCGGTGGCGGGTGCGGCCCTGCTCTTCGTGGTGCCCCGCAGGGCGGAGGGGCTTATCAAGGCCCTGGCCCTGGTGGTGGCACTGGCGGACTTTGCGGTTAGTCTCCCTCTGTGGTTCTCCTTCGACAGGGGTTTTTCGGGTTTCCAGTTCGTGGAAAAGCATCCGTGGATAAAGGCCCTGGGGGTGCAGTACTTCCTGGGGGTGGACGGTATAAGTCTTCTCTTCATCCTCCTTTCCGCCCTTATCACCATCCTCTGTATTCTTATCTCGTGGGAATCCATCACGGAGAAGGTCAAGGAGTTTTACATCGCGCTTCTTCTCACCTCGGCGGCCATGATCGGGGTCTTCTGTGCGCTGGATCTCTTCCTCTTCTACATCTTCTGGGAGGCCATGCTCATTCCCATGTATCTCATCATTGGTATCTGGGGAGGTCCGCGGAGGCTCTACGCCACCATTAAGTTCTTCCTCTATACGCTGGTGGGCTCGGTTTTGATGCTCATCGGTATTATCGTGATTTACTTTAAGGCCGGGACCTTTGAGATCCCCTCTCTCATGCGGATGGGCCTTCCCTACGGCTTACAGATCCTTCTCTTTCTGGCCTTTATGGCGGCCTTTGCGGTCAAGGTGCCCATGTGGCCGGTGCACACCTGGCTTCCCGACGCCCACACCGAGGCCCCCACGGCCGGTTCGGTGATCCTGGCCGGAATTCTCATCAAGATGGGGGCGTACGGATTCCTGCGCTTCTCCCTGTCCTTTTTCCCCAAGGCCACCCTGGCCCTGGCGGTACCCATGCTGGTTCTTTCCATCGTGGCCATCATCTACGGGGCGCTGGCCTGTCTGGCTCAGAGTGATCTCAAACGGCTCATCGCCTATAGCTCCGTAAGTCACATGGGGTTCGTCACCCTGGGGATCTTTTCTCTCACCGCCAACGGGATGGAAGGGGCCATCCTCCAGATGGTCAACCACGGGGTGGTCACCGGGGCGCTCTTTATGTGCGTGGGGATCGTTTACGACCGTACGCACAGCCGGGAGATCTCCCATTATGGAGGCCTGGCCACGGTCATGCCGGTTTATGCGGCCTTCTTCCTGGTCTTCACCATGGCCTCCATCGGTCTTCCTGGGACCAACGGGTTCATAGGCGAGTTTCTCATCCTGCTGGGCACCTTCCAGGCCAAGAAGTGGGCGGCGGCTTTTGCCGCCACCGGGGTGATCCTGGGCGCCTGCTACATGCTCTGGCTCTATCAGCGGGTCTTCTGCCAGAAGATAAACCCGACCATAGCCGGACTTCCGGACATGAAGTTGCGCGAGACGGTGGCTCTCCTCCCCATGCTCATTCTGGTCCTCTGGATCGGGATCTATCCCAAGCCGTTTCTTTCCTTCATGCATGTTTCGGTGAACGGTCTGCTTACCCATGTGCATTCAGCCGGTCCGGTACTCTCTTTAAGCCAGCTCATAAAGGAGGGGCTCCATGCCGTTTTCGCTGGTTAA
- a CDS encoding TonB-dependent siderophore receptor, which translates to MGRVVFLLLLALGLFPFKAGAGEVSGSTREIVITATKTPHPLEEVPVETYIITQKDIESSSSQTVSDLLRYVPGIFVRDEDAPGISAWRALIRGLGFNEGYGLILLDGERVRGEGMGDSGIGLNQIPPQMIERIEIVEGPASVLYGSDALAGVVNIITKEIPERTIYGFEGGYGSYDTNLQYLYWGTREDPWGLLLQVAREESEMGAYGVKNNRNEDYERQSFMAKWTYKLGEGLLAGLKMSVQQDERHTDYRTQDTFVVRKAWKYRISPYLKFTLSNDSELFVRAYYYDWKFTAHSRGTDPYPYALYRGDMYYRVVESRYTKPVGELHLLTVGAEYRNEELDYTFSHRKMDIYSIYLQDELELFWKKPFNLVLGSRLDHHSVYGTEICPKVSLLFKVTPDLRLRASIGRGFKAPTIRQAFYTEPYPHGHYFYVSNPDLDAETSWGCSLGLEKIWRARLRLGLSLFRNDVKHMIIRYYTYRDINGDGMAEKIRTFKNARKAYTQGAEVYVRASFFEDFLRLNLAYTYTDTEDKDTGKELPFVPHHVLAAHVILTHQGLGLTFDLGFQFASELYTNTDNTERNPSYSVVDIKILKHVGRVVLSLEGNNIFNSDYGEPDRTWWGATWLLRARMDF; encoded by the coding sequence ATGGGACGGGTCGTGTTCCTCCTGCTTCTCGCCCTGGGACTGTTCCCTTTCAAGGCCGGGGCCGGCGAAGTCTCCGGTTCCACGAGGGAGATCGTAATCACCGCCACCAAGACTCCACACCCCCTGGAAGAGGTTCCGGTAGAAACCTACATAATCACTCAGAAGGATATAGAAAGTTCAAGTTCTCAGACCGTAAGCGATCTTCTGCGTTATGTACCCGGTATCTTCGTGAGGGATGAGGATGCTCCCGGAATATCCGCCTGGCGAGCCCTGATCCGGGGTCTCGGTTTCAACGAGGGTTACGGATTAATCCTTTTAGACGGTGAACGCGTACGGGGTGAAGGAATGGGAGATTCCGGGATAGGACTGAACCAGATACCCCCGCAGATGATCGAACGAATAGAGATAGTGGAGGGACCGGCCTCGGTGCTTTACGGAAGCGATGCCCTGGCCGGAGTGGTCAACATTATCACCAAAGAGATCCCCGAGCGCACCATCTACGGTTTCGAGGGGGGCTACGGAAGTTATGACACCAATCTTCAATATCTCTACTGGGGAACCCGGGAAGACCCCTGGGGACTTCTTCTTCAGGTGGCCCGGGAGGAATCCGAAATGGGAGCCTACGGGGTAAAGAACAACCGCAACGAGGATTACGAACGCCAGAGCTTCATGGCCAAATGGACCTACAAGCTGGGGGAGGGGCTCCTGGCCGGTCTCAAAATGAGCGTACAGCAGGACGAAAGACACACGGACTATCGCACCCAGGACACCTTCGTGGTCCGGAAGGCCTGGAAATACCGTATCTCCCCCTATCTCAAATTCACCCTCTCCAATGACTCCGAACTCTTCGTGCGAGCCTACTATTATGACTGGAAGTTTACCGCTCACTCCCGCGGTACTGATCCCTATCCCTACGCCCTTTATCGCGGGGATATGTATTATCGGGTGGTTGAAAGTCGCTATACCAAACCCGTGGGAGAACTTCACCTCCTTACGGTGGGAGCGGAGTACCGGAATGAAGAGCTGGACTACACCTTTTCCCATCGTAAGATGGATATCTACAGCATTTACCTTCAGGACGAACTGGAACTGTTTTGGAAAAAACCCTTTAACCTGGTCTTAGGCTCCCGTCTAGATCACCATTCTGTATACGGTACCGAAATCTGTCCTAAAGTAAGCCTTCTTTTCAAAGTGACACCGGACCTGCGGCTTCGAGCTTCTATAGGAAGAGGTTTCAAAGCTCCCACCATCAGGCAGGCTTTCTATACCGAACCCTATCCCCATGGCCATTACTTTTATGTTTCCAATCCGGATCTCGACGCGGAAACTTCCTGGGGTTGCTCCTTGGGACTGGAAAAGATCTGGAGAGCTCGCCTGCGCCTCGGGCTTTCGCTGTTTCGCAACGATGTGAAGCACATGATCATCCGCTATTACACCTATCGAGATATAAACGGGGACGGAATGGCGGAAAAAATACGCACATTTAAAAACGCCCGGAAGGCTTATACTCAGGGCGCGGAGGTCTATGTGCGGGCGAGTTTCTTTGAGGATTTTCTCCGTCTTAATCTAGCCTATACCTATACCGATACCGAAGACAAAGATACCGGAAAGGAGCTCCCCTTCGTTCCTCATCATGTTCTTGCGGCTCATGTGATTCTCACTCATCAGGGCCTGGGGCTTACCTTTGATCTGGGCTTTCAGTTCGCAAGTGAACTCTACACCAATACCGACAATACCGAACGAAATCCCAGTTACTCGGTGGTAGATATCAAGATTCTGAAACATGTTGGACGAGTGGTCCTATCCCTGGAGGGCAACAATATCTTCAATTCAGACTACGGAGAGCCTGATCGAACCTGGTGGGGAGCCACCTGGCTTCTGCGTGCCAGAATGGATTTTTAA
- a CDS encoding biopolymer transporter ExbD: MLKLGYRSRPRVVVPLAALIDVVFLLLIYFLLTSSFVSRTGLKLELPEAGTSAPVTGPIVVEVDRRGGIFFEGRPLSTEGLEHLLNRKIASGKTRSVLIRADRRAPLQAVVSVMEVARRAGARGVALAVRSRPKP, translated from the coding sequence ATGCTTAAGCTCGGATACAGATCCCGTCCCCGGGTAGTCGTGCCCCTGGCCGCCCTTATCGATGTGGTCTTCCTCCTCCTGATCTACTTTCTCCTCACCTCGAGCTTCGTCTCCCGCACGGGTCTAAAACTCGAACTTCCCGAGGCCGGGACCTCCGCTCCGGTTACCGGGCCCATAGTGGTGGAGGTGGATCGAAGGGGAGGAATCTTCTTCGAGGGCCGGCCTCTTTCCACGGAAGGTCTGGAGCATCTCCTGAACCGGAAAATCGCTAGCGGTAAGACACGCTCGGTTCTCATTAGGGCCGATCGCCGCGCCCCCCTCCAGGCGGTGGTCTCGGTCATGGAGGTGGCCCGCAGAGCCGGAGCCAGAGGAGTGGCCCTGGCCGTAAGATCCCGGCCCAAACCATGA
- the nuoL gene encoding NADH-quinone oxidoreductase subunit L: protein MHAETAKYASDALHYVVWIPGLPLLASVITLIFGRRYIRDKAHWLPCAAVFGSFLLSLKVLWEVIHGTWANFDLFTWLAASGIKVGVGFQIDPLSAMMLAMVCSLSFLIHVYSIGYMADDPGYYRFFSYISLFTFSMLMLVSANNFLQLYFGWEAVGLCSYLLIGFWYEKKSAADAAKKAFIVNRFGDFGFALGVFLVFVFFGSLYYQDVFTRVHDIAGRHLNLLGHEVAVPTLIALLLFCGALGKSAQFPLHVWLPDAMEGPTPVSALIHAATMVTAGVFMVARCHAIFELSPVAMAVVALAGTITCFMAATIAPTQFDIKRVIAYSTLSQLGYMFMACGVGAFAAGMFHLFTHAYFKALLFLGAGSVIHAMHHAPDPNDMRYMGGLRRYMPATYWTFLIASLSISGVPGLAGFFSKDEILASAFFSVYPWGRWVWAVGTFVAALTAFYSFRVVFMAFHGEFRGREVLHGKEPHESPKVMTVPLMLIAIGAVAAGWVGIPEVLGGSNHFAHFMAPVLGHPEFRVPAGFEHSEKALEFALMGVSTLAGLLGIALAWLVYIRRPSLQQLVPQKLPLFYRYLYRKWYWDEIYLYTIVKPTLWVSRTFVGLIVDTFVIEGTVNGVPEAVRLGGSGLRRFQSGVVQYYALIMACGALALFVLLHYYF, encoded by the coding sequence ATGCATGCCGAGACCGCAAAATACGCAAGCGACGCACTCCATTATGTAGTCTGGATTCCCGGTCTTCCGCTTCTGGCTTCGGTGATCACCCTTATTTTCGGCAGGCGTTACATTCGGGACAAGGCCCACTGGCTTCCCTGTGCGGCGGTCTTCGGGTCCTTTCTCCTTTCCCTGAAGGTGCTGTGGGAGGTCATCCACGGCACCTGGGCCAATTTCGATCTCTTTACCTGGCTGGCCGCCTCCGGAATTAAGGTGGGGGTGGGGTTTCAGATCGATCCCCTTTCGGCCATGATGCTGGCCATGGTCTGTTCCCTTTCCTTCCTCATTCATGTGTACTCCATCGGCTACATGGCCGACGATCCCGGCTATTATCGGTTCTTTTCCTACATCTCTCTTTTCACCTTCTCCATGCTCATGCTGGTTTCGGCCAACAACTTCCTGCAACTCTACTTCGGCTGGGAGGCGGTGGGGCTCTGTTCCTATCTTCTCATCGGTTTCTGGTACGAGAAGAAGAGCGCGGCGGATGCGGCCAAAAAGGCCTTTATCGTGAACCGTTTCGGGGATTTCGGATTTGCCCTGGGGGTGTTCCTGGTCTTCGTGTTCTTCGGGAGTCTCTACTATCAGGATGTTTTTACCCGGGTGCACGACATTGCCGGACGGCACCTGAACCTCCTGGGGCACGAGGTAGCCGTCCCCACCCTGATAGCCCTTCTCCTTTTCTGCGGGGCTCTGGGCAAGAGCGCTCAGTTTCCGCTGCATGTGTGGTTGCCGGATGCCATGGAGGGTCCCACTCCGGTTTCGGCCCTGATTCACGCTGCCACCATGGTGACCGCCGGGGTCTTCATGGTGGCACGGTGTCACGCCATTTTTGAGCTCTCGCCGGTGGCCATGGCCGTGGTGGCGCTTGCGGGAACCATAACCTGTTTCATGGCCGCCACCATCGCCCCCACGCAGTTCGACATAAAACGGGTAATCGCCTATTCCACCCTCTCCCAGCTGGGCTACATGTTCATGGCCTGCGGGGTGGGGGCCTTTGCCGCGGGTATGTTTCACCTCTTCACCCACGCTTACTTTAAGGCGCTGCTCTTTCTGGGGGCCGGAAGCGTGATTCACGCCATGCACCACGCTCCGGATCCCAACGACATGCGTTACATGGGAGGGCTTCGGAGGTACATGCCCGCCACCTACTGGACCTTTCTCATCGCCTCGCTTTCCATCTCCGGAGTACCGGGCCTGGCCGGATTCTTCAGTAAGGACGAGATTCTGGCCTCGGCCTTCTTTTCCGTGTATCCCTGGGGGCGGTGGGTGTGGGCGGTGGGCACCTTTGTGGCGGCCCTTACGGCCTTTTACTCCTTCCGGGTGGTCTTCATGGCCTTTCACGGAGAGTTCCGCGGGCGCGAAGTGCTCCACGGAAAGGAGCCCCACGAGTCTCCCAAGGTTATGACCGTTCCGCTGATGCTCATTGCCATCGGAGCCGTGGCCGCGGGCTGGGTGGGTATTCCCGAGGTCCTGGGAGGAAGCAATCACTTCGCGCATTTTATGGCTCCGGTGCTCGGACATCCGGAATTTCGGGTGCCCGCCGGGTTTGAGCATTCGGAAAAGGCCCTGGAGTTCGCTCTCATGGGCGTATCCACCCTGGCCGGCCTTTTGGGGATTGCCCTGGCCTGGCTGGTTTACATCCGCCGTCCCTCGCTTCAGCAGCTGGTACCTCAGAAGTTGCCGCTTTTCTACCGTTATCTCTATCGGAAGTGGTACTGGGATGAGATCTATCTCTACACCATCGTAAAACCCACCCTCTGGGTTTCCCGGACCTTTGTGGGGCTTATCGTGGATACCTTCGTCATCGAGGGGACCGTGAACGGGGTTCCGGAGGCGGTACGGCTCGGTGGTAGCGGGCTCAGGCGTTTCCAGTCGGGGGTGGTACAGTACTATGCCCTGATCATGGCCTGCGGTGCTCTGGCCCTATTCGTGTTGCTACACTATTACTTTTAG
- a CDS encoding DUF4198 domain-containing protein: MKKLVILGSLCLGFFILANPARGHDLWLYTPHFYFSPGETVNLKICFGHNFPHDDLIIPPESLSPFVVLSPSGKKFTVHDLEPHPLSKKPRSRKGFVLARFTPPEEGVYVVGTARVRRGTPEQVPSGKYAKAIIVVGQNLKGSFTEPLGYRLEIIPLKNPALIKPGEELPVRIMFDGKPLSTFVYATYAGYWSEKEPFPVITRSDARGIARIKIARPGVWMVVCNHRVDFSASLTFEVRD, translated from the coding sequence ATGAAAAAACTGGTGATTCTCGGTAGTCTGTGCCTGGGATTTTTTATCCTGGCGAACCCGGCCAGAGGCCACGACCTATGGCTCTACACCCCTCATTTTTACTTTTCTCCCGGCGAAACCGTAAATCTTAAAATTTGTTTTGGACACAATTTTCCCCATGACGATCTCATAATTCCTCCGGAGAGCCTGAGTCCTTTCGTGGTTCTGAGCCCATCCGGAAAAAAGTTCACGGTCCACGATCTCGAACCACACCCCCTCAGCAAAAAACCGCGTTCTCGGAAGGGCTTTGTGTTAGCCCGTTTCACTCCTCCCGAGGAGGGGGTTTATGTAGTGGGGACTGCCCGGGTACGCAGGGGTACTCCGGAACAGGTTCCTTCCGGAAAGTACGCCAAGGCCATAATCGTGGTGGGACAAAACCTTAAAGGATCCTTCACAGAACCCTTGGGGTACAGACTGGAAATTATCCCCCTGAAAAATCCCGCCCTGATAAAACCCGGAGAGGAACTTCCGGTACGGATTATGTTTGACGGAAAACCCCTTTCCACCTTTGTCTATGCCACTTATGCCGGCTACTGGTCCGAAAAAGAACCTTTTCCGGTGATTACCCGTAGCGATGCCAGAGGCATAGCCCGCATCAAAATTGCCCGTCCCGGAGTGTGGATGGTGGTATGCAATCACCGGGTTGATTTCTCGGCCTCCCTTACCTTTGAGGTACGGGATTAA
- a CDS encoding MotA/TolQ/ExbB proton channel family protein produces MNWLFEKGGLVMGPLAAVSVLGVAVFLERLFYLLLAPRGARELAERVAERILTDGLEAARAEAARASGPVARMLHEGLSLGETDPEVTEKLLSFAAERELESLSRGFGFLALMANVAPLLGLLGTVLGMIRAFQTVEALGARVTPSDLAGGIWEAMLTTAVGLTVAIPLMVGLSLLEGRLARIRAELEEAGAVVLKALHERTRHA; encoded by the coding sequence GTGAACTGGCTATTCGAAAAGGGCGGATTGGTGATGGGACCGCTTGCGGCGGTCTCGGTCCTGGGGGTGGCCGTATTTCTGGAACGGCTCTTTTATCTTCTTCTGGCCCCCCGGGGCGCTCGCGAGCTTGCCGAAAGGGTAGCGGAAAGAATACTCACCGATGGACTCGAGGCCGCGAGGGCCGAGGCCGCTAGGGCCTCGGGGCCGGTGGCCCGCATGCTTCACGAGGGTCTCTCCCTAGGGGAGACCGATCCGGAGGTCACGGAAAAACTCCTCTCCTTCGCCGCCGAGAGGGAACTCGAGAGTCTCTCCCGCGGGTTCGGATTTCTGGCCCTCATGGCCAATGTGGCCCCCCTCCTGGGACTCCTGGGTACGGTGCTCGGAATGATTCGGGCCTTCCAAACCGTGGAAGCCCTGGGCGCCCGGGTGACTCCCTCGGATCTGGCCGGGGGGATCTGGGAGGCCATGCTCACCACAGCGGTGGGACTCACCGTGGCCATCCCCCTCATGGTGGGACTTTCCCTGCTGGAAGGACGCCTGGCCAGAATCCGGGCCGAACTGGAAGAAGCCGGAGCCGTGGTTCTCAAGGCCCTTCACGAAAGAACGCGACATGCTTAA
- a CDS encoding energy transducer TonB: MSLLLARIASHRYYPRLARIRGYEGRVILAVTIGASGELVDLRILKGSGHRVLDRAALRMVHRAAPFPAPPPTLGPFPRKFTIPIRFELNP, translated from the coding sequence GTGAGCCTGCTTCTGGCCCGCATCGCCTCACACCGCTATTACCCGCGACTGGCCCGGATCCGGGGATATGAGGGACGGGTTATTCTGGCCGTAACCATCGGGGCCTCCGGGGAACTGGTGGACCTGAGGATACTAAAGGGATCGGGTCATCGGGTGCTGGATCGCGCGGCCCTCCGGATGGTGCACCGGGCCGCCCCCTTTCCTGCACCGCCCCCCACTCTGGGGCCCTTCCCCAGAAAGTTCACCATCCCCATCCGGTTCGAACTGAACCCGTAG